One uncultured Caproiciproducens sp. DNA segment encodes these proteins:
- a CDS encoding carbamoyl phosphate synthase small subunit — protein MKALLMLENGVTFEGTGFGDEHDVLCEVVFNSAMCGYTELLTDPSYSGQGVVMTYPLIGNYGICYDDAESTRPWLRAYIVRSISGAASNFRCDVDLNSFLKQNRIPGIQGVDTRAITKVLRESGTMRGMIAYGDDIDAAAMKKQINLFELESSVPVVSSRGQKVYGDGSVKIALSDYGVKSNIIRSLVKRGCTVKCFPYDASFEDMMSFSPDGIMLSNGPGDPKECTKAIAELKKVYAYGIPTFAICLGHQLMALSQGFDTYKLKYGHRGINHPVKDLFANRVYITSQNHGFVVNGDTINPSVADIRFISMNDGSIEGLNYKNGKVFSVQFHPEASPGPLDTGFLFDQFLKLIGGGQI, from the coding sequence ATGAAAGCATTGCTGATGCTTGAAAATGGAGTGACCTTTGAGGGAACAGGTTTTGGTGACGAACATGATGTCCTTTGCGAGGTTGTGTTTAACAGTGCAATGTGTGGATACACGGAACTGCTGACCGATCCGTCTTATTCAGGGCAGGGTGTTGTCATGACTTATCCTTTAATTGGTAATTATGGCATCTGCTATGATGATGCGGAATCTACAAGACCATGGTTGCGTGCCTATATCGTCCGTTCCATTTCGGGTGCCGCTAGTAATTTTCGGTGTGATGTGGACTTGAACTCGTTTTTAAAACAGAATCGCATTCCCGGAATTCAGGGAGTGGATACCCGCGCTATTACAAAAGTGCTCCGTGAAAGCGGTACAATGCGCGGAATGATTGCATACGGAGATGACATTGACGCCGCTGCAATGAAAAAGCAGATCAATCTGTTTGAACTGGAGTCCAGCGTACCTGTTGTCAGCAGCAGGGGGCAAAAAGTATATGGCGACGGTTCCGTAAAAATCGCGCTTTCCGACTACGGGGTGAAAAGCAATATTATCCGTTCGCTTGTCAAACGCGGCTGTACTGTGAAATGTTTTCCGTATGATGCATCTTTTGAAGATATGATGTCTTTTTCACCCGACGGCATCATGCTGTCAAACGGCCCGGGGGATCCGAAAGAGTGCACGAAAGCAATCGCCGAACTGAAAAAGGTCTATGCGTACGGCATCCCTACCTTTGCAATTTGCCTGGGTCATCAGCTGATGGCTCTTTCACAGGGTTTCGACACCTATAAATTAAAATACGGCCATAGAGGAATTAATCATCCGGTGAAAGATCTGTTTGCAAACAGGGTGTACATTACTTCCCAGAACCACGGATTTGTGGTCAATGGCGACACAATCAATCCTTCAGTAGCCGACATCCGCTTTATCAGCATGAATGACGGCAGTATTGAGGGATTAAATTATAAAAATGGAAAAGTGTTTTCTGTGCAGTTTCATCCGGAAGCTTCTCCGGGCCCGCTTGACACAGGCTTTCTTTTCGATCAATTTCTCAAACTGATAGGAGGAGGCCAGATATGA
- the carB gene encoding carbamoyl-phosphate synthase large subunit, whose product MKRTDIKKVIIIGSGPIIIGQAAEFDYAGTQACRAIREEGVEVILINSNPATIMTDKQIADKVYIEPLTVETIKKVILKENPDSILPTLGGQNALNLAVELEESGFLKENNVEMIGTNADTIRMAEDRELFKEAMERINQPCAESGIAETVEHCVRIAKKIGYPVIVRPAYTLGGSGGGIAADEEQLISIATLGLHRSRVNQVLIERCISGWKEIEYEVMRDRNGNCITVCNMENFDPVGVHTGDSIVVAPCQTLADKETQMLRSASLSIIRELKVEGGCNVQFALNPKSFEYCVIEVNPRVSRSSALASKATGYPIAKVASKIALGYTLDEIQNAITKKTYACFEPTLDYCVVKIPRWPFDKFVYAKRSLGTQMKATGEVMGIAPTFEAALMKSIRSLEQNLYSLIDHNVQKLTNSELDARLYVVDDRRLWVVSEALRRGTAPEKIHDITKIDLWFLDKLLSIIQVEKAFAAQQIDKALLLKAKDFGFMDQTISELSGKTLDEIRTMENDWDIHPIYKMVDTCAAEFDAETPYYYSSYGTQNESIPQFSRKKILVIGSGPIRIGQGIEFDFCSVHSVWALKDLGYETIIVNNNPETVSTDFDIADKLYFEPLTEEDVRHIVELEKPDGAVVQFGGQTAIKLAGAIEKMGIPILGTSFDSIDEAEDRERFDKILFECQIPRADGRMVFTCDEAIRAANELGYPVLIRPSYVLGGQGMHIAYADEDIISQIGIINRIAQEHPILVDKYIMGTEVEVDAVCDGIDSVIPGVMQHIERAGIHSGDSISVYPAIGVAKDMQALIVEYTRRLAKALKVKGLLNIQFIVKDNEVYVIEANPRSSRTVPYISKVTGIPIVALAVGTFFGKTLPDMGYHYGLQKEKDLIAIKMPVFSFEKLYGADINLGPEMKSTGEVLGIAKTFDEALIKSFYGAGVHMIKNGRVIFTLKDSDKEEALPIARGLYDLGWTIYATAGTSDFFNDNDIPTIRTNKIGTGNPDILDHITSGKIDLVINTPSKGVVHNRDGYKIRRNAVESGIPCLTSLDTANAFLTCARHVETTQLSVIDITKVSTFLNFI is encoded by the coding sequence ATGAAAAGAACTGATATTAAAAAAGTTATTATTATCGGCTCCGGTCCAATCATCATTGGCCAGGCTGCTGAGTTCGACTATGCCGGTACACAGGCATGCCGTGCAATCCGCGAGGAAGGCGTCGAGGTTATCCTGATCAATTCAAACCCGGCGACTATCATGACGGACAAGCAGATTGCCGATAAGGTTTATATTGAACCACTGACCGTTGAAACCATTAAAAAGGTGATATTAAAAGAAAATCCGGACAGTATCCTTCCCACTTTGGGCGGTCAGAACGCGTTGAATCTTGCGGTTGAACTGGAAGAATCCGGTTTCCTAAAGGAAAACAACGTGGAAATGATCGGCACAAACGCCGACACCATTCGGATGGCGGAGGACAGAGAGCTCTTTAAGGAAGCTATGGAGCGCATCAATCAGCCCTGCGCTGAAAGCGGGATTGCCGAAACCGTTGAACACTGCGTCAGAATAGCGAAAAAGATCGGTTATCCTGTTATTGTTCGCCCTGCATACACGCTGGGCGGCAGCGGCGGAGGAATCGCCGCCGACGAAGAACAGCTTATTTCCATTGCAACGCTTGGACTGCACCGCAGCCGCGTGAATCAGGTGCTGATTGAACGGTGTATTTCCGGTTGGAAAGAAATAGAGTACGAAGTAATGCGTGACCGCAACGGAAACTGCATTACGGTCTGTAACATGGAAAATTTTGATCCGGTCGGCGTTCATACCGGAGATTCTATTGTTGTCGCCCCCTGCCAGACACTTGCGGATAAAGAAACGCAGATGCTGCGATCCGCTTCACTTTCCATTATCAGAGAGCTGAAAGTGGAGGGCGGCTGCAATGTCCAGTTTGCCTTGAACCCAAAAAGCTTTGAATATTGTGTCATCGAAGTGAATCCCCGCGTAAGCCGTTCCTCTGCTCTTGCCTCTAAAGCAACGGGCTACCCGATTGCGAAAGTGGCTTCTAAAATTGCGCTTGGCTATACGCTGGATGAAATACAGAACGCCATTACAAAAAAGACATATGCCTGTTTTGAGCCGACTCTGGACTATTGCGTGGTGAAAATTCCGAGATGGCCATTTGATAAATTTGTTTATGCGAAGCGCAGCCTTGGAACACAGATGAAGGCGACCGGAGAGGTGATGGGAATCGCCCCGACTTTTGAAGCGGCTTTAATGAAGTCCATTCGTTCACTTGAGCAGAATCTCTACAGCTTGATTGATCACAATGTTCAGAAACTCACCAACAGCGAATTGGATGCGCGCCTTTATGTTGTGGATGACCGAAGACTATGGGTTGTTTCCGAGGCTTTAAGGCGCGGTACGGCGCCGGAAAAAATCCATGACATTACGAAGATTGATCTTTGGTTTCTCGATAAACTGCTTTCGATTATTCAGGTCGAAAAGGCATTTGCAGCTCAGCAAATTGACAAAGCGCTGCTCTTAAAGGCAAAGGATTTTGGTTTTATGGACCAAACCATATCAGAACTAAGCGGAAAAACACTGGATGAAATCCGCACAATGGAAAATGATTGGGACATCCATCCCATCTATAAAATGGTGGACACCTGCGCCGCTGAATTTGACGCGGAAACGCCGTACTACTACTCAAGCTACGGCACTCAGAATGAATCCATACCGCAGTTCAGCAGAAAAAAAATACTCGTTATCGGTTCCGGCCCCATTCGAATCGGGCAGGGCATTGAATTCGATTTTTGTTCCGTTCACAGCGTCTGGGCTTTGAAAGATCTGGGCTATGAGACAATCATTGTTAATAACAATCCGGAAACAGTCAGCACGGATTTTGATATCGCGGACAAATTGTATTTTGAGCCGTTGACAGAAGAAGATGTACGCCATATTGTTGAACTAGAAAAGCCGGACGGCGCTGTGGTGCAGTTTGGCGGCCAGACCGCAATTAAACTTGCCGGTGCAATTGAAAAAATGGGTATTCCGATACTTGGCACTTCGTTCGACAGCATTGATGAAGCGGAGGACAGGGAGCGGTTTGACAAAATTCTTTTTGAATGTCAGATACCCCGCGCGGATGGACGCATGGTCTTTACCTGTGACGAAGCAATCAGAGCGGCCAATGAACTGGGTTACCCGGTGCTGATTCGTCCGTCCTATGTGCTCGGCGGGCAGGGAATGCACATTGCTTATGCGGATGAAGACATCATTTCACAAATCGGCATTATCAACCGCATTGCACAGGAACACCCCATTCTGGTTGATAAATATATCATGGGTACGGAGGTTGAGGTTGACGCCGTCTGCGACGGAATCGATTCGGTGATTCCGGGTGTTATGCAGCACATTGAGCGTGCCGGAATCCATTCCGGCGACAGCATCTCCGTCTATCCGGCCATCGGTGTGGCGAAGGACATGCAGGCACTGATCGTTGAATACACGCGCCGACTTGCGAAAGCGCTCAAGGTAAAGGGTCTGCTGAACATTCAGTTTATCGTAAAAGACAACGAAGTATATGTGATTGAGGCTAACCCGCGTTCTTCCAGAACGGTGCCGTATATCAGCAAGGTAACCGGTATTCCGATTGTGGCGCTGGCTGTGGGCACTTTCTTTGGCAAGACGCTGCCGGATATGGGCTATCATTACGGGCTTCAAAAAGAAAAGGATTTAATCGCAATTAAAATGCCGGTTTTCTCGTTTGAAAAGCTTTACGGCGCCGATATCAATCTTGGCCCGGAAATGAAATCAACCGGCGAGGTACTGGGCATTGCAAAAACCTTTGACGAGGCATTGATTAAATCTTTCTATGGTGCCGGTGTGCACATGATTAAAAACGGAAGGGTAATCTTTACGCTGAAGGACAGCGACAAGGAAGAAGCCCTGCCAATTGCCAGAGGGCTTTACGACCTTGGGTGGACCATCTATGCCACGGCCGGAACCTCCGACTTCTTCAACGACAATGATATTCCGACGATTCGCACTAATAAAATCGGAACGGGCAATCCTGATATTCTCGACCATATTACATCGGGCAAAATTGACCTTGTCATCAATACCCCGTCCAAAGGTGTCGTACACAACAGAGACGGCTATAAAATAAGAAGGAATGCGGTCGAATCGGGAATCCCCTGTCTGACCTCGCTTGACACCGCCAACGCATTCCTGACCTGTGCCAGACACGTTGAAACGACACAGCTTTCGGTAATCGATATTACAAAGGTTTCTACTTTTTTAAATTTTATATAA
- the purC gene encoding phosphoribosylaminoimidazolesuccinocarboxamide synthase, whose amino-acid sequence MKKSELLYEGKAKKVYATDDKDYCIVDYKDDATAFNGLKKGTIVGKGVVNNKMSNYLFKMLEEKGIKTHFVEELSDRETLVKKVKIVPLEVIVRNKAAGSLAKRLGMEEGTPMKSTVLEFCYKNDELGDPMVNEYHILAADFATKEEIDLISTMSLKINEILKEFFLSVNIELIDFKLEFGRCADGIILADEISPDTCRFWDVNTHEKLDKDRFRRDLGGVEEAYAEVMKRIGL is encoded by the coding sequence ATGAAAAAAAGTGAACTTCTCTATGAGGGTAAGGCAAAAAAGGTATACGCAACGGACGACAAGGACTACTGCATCGTTGATTACAAGGATGATGCAACCGCATTTAACGGACTAAAGAAGGGGACGATTGTTGGCAAAGGTGTTGTAAACAACAAGATGTCCAACTATTTATTTAAAATGCTTGAGGAAAAGGGCATTAAAACTCATTTTGTTGAAGAACTGAGCGATAGGGAGACTCTTGTCAAAAAAGTAAAGATTGTTCCCCTTGAGGTCATTGTCCGCAACAAAGCGGCCGGAAGCCTTGCAAAGCGGCTCGGCATGGAGGAAGGCACGCCAATGAAGTCCACCGTGCTGGAATTTTGTTATAAAAACGATGAGCTGGGCGATCCGATGGTCAACGAATATCATATTCTTGCCGCCGATTTTGCAACAAAGGAAGAAATTGACCTGATTAGTACCATGTCATTGAAGATCAATGAAATTTTGAAAGAGTTTTTCCTGTCCGTTAACATTGAACTGATTGATTTCAAGCTTGAATTTGGCCGCTGTGCCGATGGGATTATTCTTGCAGATGAAATTTCTCCGGATACCTGCCGTTTTTGGGATGTCAATACCCATGAGAAACTTGATAAAGACCGTTTTCGCAGGGATTTAGGCGGAGTAGAAGAGGCTTATGCCGAGGTTATGAAACGCATCGGCTTATAA
- the purF gene encoding amidophosphoribosyltransferase has protein sequence MDYDSSKPHEECGVFGIYSDGGVAPAYAAYNGLLALQHRGQESCGIAVCDRGVISYSKDMGLVTEAFNDTILDDLVGQMAVGHVRYSTSGGSVRENAQPLVMRYIKGTLAIAHNGNLTNAYELRHQLEHRGCIFQTTIDTEVIAYIIAGERVEAPSIEEAVRRALPKIQGSYSLVVMSPQKLIAARDPHGFRPLCIGRLDNSYVFASETCALDACGAEFVRDVEPGEIVVVDQNGLRSIQDPVTVKKSLCVFEYIYFARTDSFIDGTSVYEARKEAGRLLARQHPVEADIVIGVPESGIDAAIGYSEESGIPYQKGIVKNSYIGRTFIKPNQLERVRSVRIKLNALSSCVKGKRVVMLDDSIVRGTTSARIVTMLKDAGATEVHLRISSPPFLWPCYYGTDIPSKDDLIACQHTIAEIGEMSFADSIDFLSLENLPKMLKGCSGFCDACFSGKYPAPVPDYLIANKDYDYCTPIKRF, from the coding sequence ATGGATTACGACAGTTCCAAACCACACGAGGAATGCGGGGTCTTCGGTATTTATTCCGACGGCGGGGTTGCTCCCGCATATGCAGCTTATAACGGGCTTCTTGCGTTACAGCACAGGGGTCAGGAGAGCTGCGGAATTGCCGTCTGCGACCGCGGGGTAATCTCCTATTCCAAAGACATGGGTCTTGTTACGGAAGCTTTTAATGATACGATTTTAGATGACCTCGTCGGCCAAATGGCGGTCGGACATGTCCGCTACTCCACATCGGGCGGCAGTGTGCGGGAAAATGCCCAGCCGCTTGTAATGAGGTACATCAAGGGAACCCTTGCAATTGCCCATAACGGCAATTTGACGAACGCTTATGAACTTCGTCATCAGCTTGAGCACAGGGGATGCATTTTTCAAACTACCATTGATACGGAAGTAATCGCGTATATTATTGCGGGTGAACGCGTGGAAGCGCCTTCCATTGAAGAAGCCGTACGCCGCGCTCTTCCTAAAATTCAAGGCTCTTATTCCCTTGTCGTCATGAGTCCGCAAAAACTGATTGCCGCACGTGACCCTCATGGATTTCGGCCGCTCTGCATCGGACGTTTGGACAATTCCTACGTTTTTGCGTCGGAGACCTGCGCGCTTGACGCATGCGGCGCAGAATTTGTGCGAGATGTGGAACCGGGTGAAATTGTTGTTGTGGATCAAAACGGTCTGCGCTCCATTCAGGACCCCGTCACCGTTAAGAAATCACTCTGTGTTTTTGAATATATTTATTTTGCAAGAACCGACAGCTTTATTGATGGGACAAGTGTTTATGAAGCACGCAAAGAAGCCGGGCGCCTGCTTGCAAGGCAGCATCCCGTTGAAGCGGATATCGTAATCGGCGTGCCGGAATCCGGCATTGACGCTGCGATTGGGTACAGTGAGGAATCCGGTATCCCGTACCAAAAAGGAATTGTGAAAAACAGTTATATCGGCAGGACTTTTATTAAACCGAATCAGCTGGAGCGTGTGCGCAGTGTGCGAATTAAACTGAATGCGCTTTCCTCCTGCGTAAAGGGCAAACGTGTTGTGATGCTGGATGACTCCATTGTGAGGGGAACTACCAGCGCGCGCATTGTCACCATGCTGAAAGACGCCGGTGCAACGGAGGTTCATCTGAGAATCAGCTCTCCTCCATTTTTATGGCCGTGTTATTACGGAACGGATATTCCGTCAAAGGATGATCTGATTGCCTGTCAGCACACCATCGCGGAGATTGGCGAAATGAGCTTTGCCGATTCAATTGACTTTTTAAGCCTTGAAAATCTGCCTAAAATGCTGAAGGGATGCAGTGGGTTCTGCGATGCGTGCTTCTCCGGAAAATACCCCGCCCCTGTTCCAGACTATCTGATCGCGAATAAGGATTACGACTATTGCACGCCGATTAAAAGATTTTAA
- the purB gene encoding adenylosuccinate lyase, whose protein sequence is MKNTYESPLSSRYADDEMKYLFSPDKKFRTWRKLWIALAQAEKELGLNITQEQLDEMIQFQDDINYDVAKAREKVVRHDVMSHVYAYGQQCPKAMPIIHLGATSCYVGDNTDVIVMTDALKLVRNKLVGVIRVLSRFALRYKDLPTLAFTHFQPAQPTTVGKRATLWIQDLLMDLEDVEYQLSKAKLLGSKGTTGTQASFLELFDGDHSKVKKLDEMIAEKMGYPSCFAVSGQTYSRKLDSQMLSVLCGIAQSAAKFSNDIRLLQHLKEIEEPFEKNQIGSSAMAYKRNPMRSERIASLSRYVIIDSLNPYITEASQWFERTLDDSANKRISVPESFLAVDGILNLYSNVADGLVVYPKVIEQHLLRELPFMATENIMMDAVKRGADRQQLHERIRVHSMAASRVIKEEGGENDLLSRIAADSIFGVTLEELHAIINPEKYVGRAPQQTEEFISEVVNKAVSQYDFIPDEKSEINL, encoded by the coding sequence TTGAAAAATACTTATGAATCACCGCTATCATCACGATATGCCGATGACGAAATGAAATATTTGTTTTCACCGGATAAAAAATTCAGAACGTGGCGCAAACTTTGGATTGCTCTCGCACAGGCTGAAAAAGAACTTGGGCTGAATATCACGCAGGAACAGCTCGATGAAATGATTCAGTTTCAGGACGATATCAATTATGATGTTGCCAAAGCGCGCGAAAAGGTTGTGCGCCATGATGTGATGTCGCATGTCTACGCTTACGGACAGCAGTGTCCGAAAGCCATGCCGATTATTCATCTTGGCGCAACGTCATGCTATGTAGGCGACAACACCGATGTCATCGTGATGACAGACGCATTGAAGCTTGTCCGAAATAAGCTGGTCGGGGTCATCCGCGTACTTTCCAGATTTGCTTTGCGGTATAAGGATTTGCCGACGCTTGCATTTACCCATTTTCAGCCGGCACAGCCAACTACGGTAGGAAAACGGGCGACGCTCTGGATTCAGGATTTGCTGATGGATTTGGAGGACGTGGAATACCAGCTTTCCAAAGCAAAGCTTTTGGGTTCAAAGGGAACCACCGGCACACAGGCCAGTTTTTTGGAACTTTTTGACGGCGACCATTCTAAAGTGAAAAAGCTTGATGAGATGATTGCAGAGAAGATGGGATATCCTTCTTGCTTTGCGGTATCCGGTCAGACGTATTCACGGAAACTTGACAGTCAGATGCTCTCAGTTTTGTGCGGAATTGCTCAAAGTGCGGCGAAATTTTCGAATGATATCCGCCTTTTGCAGCATCTGAAAGAAATTGAGGAACCGTTTGAAAAGAATCAGATTGGCTCTTCTGCGATGGCTTACAAGCGCAATCCAATGAGAAGCGAACGCATTGCCTCGCTTTCAAGATATGTGATTATTGACAGCCTCAATCCCTATATCACGGAGGCTTCGCAGTGGTTTGAACGCACGCTCGACGATTCCGCCAATAAGCGTATCAGTGTACCCGAGTCTTTTCTTGCAGTCGACGGTATTTTGAATTTGTATAGTAATGTAGCGGATGGTCTAGTCGTGTATCCAAAGGTCATCGAACAGCACCTTCTACGGGAATTGCCGTTTATGGCCACGGAAAATATCATGATGGATGCCGTTAAGCGCGGCGCGGACCGTCAGCAGCTCCATGAACGGATTCGTGTACACTCCATGGCCGCCTCGCGGGTGATTAAGGAAGAAGGCGGGGAGAACGACCTCCTCAGCCGTATTGCCGCAGACTCGATTTTTGGGGTGACTCTCGAGGAGCTTCACGCAATTATCAACCCTGAAAAGTATGTCGGAAGGGCGCCGCAGCAGACGGAAGAATTCATTTCTGAAGTTGTCAATAAGGCGGTCAGTCAATATGATTTTATTCCGGATGAAAAATCGGAAATAAATTTGTAA
- a CDS encoding adenylosuccinate synthase: MIKAIVGANWGDEGKGKITDVEAAQSDIVIRFQGGSNAGHTIINNYGKFALHQLPSGVFYSHITNIIGNGVALSVENFIKELKALEERGVPKPNIIISDRAQLVMPYHIQLDTFEEARLSSHSFGSTKSGIAPFYSDKFSKIGFQISELYDDEDSLKEKIDHVITLKNVLYDHLYHQPKLTVDEIYNKLMEYRSLLEPYVADTFSILHKAVKEGKNILLEGQLGALKDPDFGIYPMVTSSSTLAGYGAIGAGLPPYEIKEIIAVVKAYSSAVGAGEFVSEIFGAEADELRRRGGDGGEFGATTGRPRRMGWLDLVASRYGCQVQGSTCVALTVLDVLGYLDEIPVCVAYELNGKRIDSFPSTIQLKHCKPIIETLPGWKCDIRGISKYEDLPENTRKYIEFSERAIGIPIKIVSNGPAREDIIYR; encoded by the coding sequence ATGATTAAAGCAATTGTTGGTGCAAACTGGGGAGATGAAGGCAAGGGTAAAATTACAGATGTTGAAGCCGCTCAGTCCGACATTGTAATCCGATTTCAGGGCGGCAGCAATGCCGGTCACACCATTATAAATAATTATGGCAAATTCGCACTGCACCAGCTGCCATCCGGTGTTTTTTACAGCCATATAACGAATATTATCGGCAATGGCGTTGCGCTCAGCGTGGAGAATTTCATCAAAGAATTAAAAGCTCTTGAGGAGCGCGGGGTACCAAAACCGAATATCATTATTTCAGACCGCGCGCAGTTGGTTATGCCATATCACATCCAGCTTGACACTTTTGAGGAAGCGCGTCTTTCTTCTCATTCATTTGGGTCGACTAAGTCGGGTATAGCGCCTTTTTATTCCGATAAGTTTTCTAAGATTGGCTTTCAGATCAGCGAGCTTTACGATGATGAAGATTCTTTAAAAGAGAAAATAGACCATGTTATTACCTTAAAAAATGTATTGTATGACCATTTGTATCATCAGCCAAAACTTACGGTTGATGAGATTTACAACAAGCTCATGGAGTACAGAAGCTTATTGGAACCATATGTCGCTGATACTTTCTCAATTCTGCATAAGGCGGTTAAGGAAGGAAAAAACATTCTTCTTGAAGGGCAGCTTGGCGCGTTAAAAGACCCTGACTTCGGAATTTATCCGATGGTGACCTCGTCCTCAACATTGGCCGGATACGGTGCGATTGGCGCCGGCCTGCCGCCCTATGAGATCAAAGAAATCATAGCGGTAGTAAAAGCTTACTCGAGCGCCGTTGGCGCAGGTGAGTTTGTCAGTGAGATTTTTGGCGCAGAAGCTGATGAACTTCGCCGCAGAGGCGGTGACGGCGGTGAATTCGGGGCCACAACGGGTCGTCCGCGCAGAATGGGCTGGCTGGACTTGGTTGCGTCACGGTACGGCTGTCAGGTACAGGGTTCAACTTGTGTTGCGCTTACCGTTCTTGACGTACTGGGATATCTGGATGAAATTCCGGTCTGCGTTGCCTATGAATTGAATGGGAAGAGAATTGATTCATTCCCGTCGACCATACAGTTGAAGCATTGTAAACCAATCATAGAAACCTTGCCCGGTTGGAAATGCGATATTCGCGGGATAAGTAAATACGAGGATCTTCCGGAAAATACGCGCAAATATATAGAATTTTCTGAAAGGGCAATTGGGATTCCAATTAAGATCGTTTCCAATGGTCCTGCGCGTGAGGATATTATTTACAGATAA